The proteins below come from a single Ptychodera flava strain L36383 chromosome 6, AS_Pfla_20210202, whole genome shotgun sequence genomic window:
- the LOC139135209 gene encoding uncharacterized protein isoform X2 has translation MITFTFPPQFSTGIQDQGDGPYLLTSQQPGDDLLIKEELEDTFGQAQEGLPPLLSGGEEEGDFGTLENEETPDDYTLLFPGFEGETDKGDGETGEVGEMGELENVDEDLLTEWLGDGDTDEKTEDLLTDWLGEGNMDEKTEGVEELDEFQDTELKEEDDVDGGWLTSPSVEGMFTAGEMRLTSAFIPTGAPDQGLLGEDTDDFGLGLGLEGAPVQDQQSPAQNDIPGGLDLGFGLGLEGSPAQQQPGQNDSTSGLDLGLGLGLGGPSVQEVQSPAQNDVSAGVPSEFKDVMIPLQGDKVPTERPLMPYGHIPEGPKLPDLPVGMPDLPVGMPDLPVGMPDLPVGMPDLTGGMPDLPVGMPDLTGGMPGLPVGMPQPQAIPYVTPPHTTPLPERFIMENGKLLNVEDTHPRYLFPMFRLGVGGPNYQYNSLKTAIGFAMKHNRAIVLSHFFPHHMNSISERMLFNETFDIEKLSEIIPVASVEQFKKDCDNNLGVTVHGPPKLKGKSTPADYQKVYETVRLRLGLIYGVKFPGMSFVPKTATESLTKISETDKNRCLGIYWPHNVATLPAPVFEESKLKTIDSHLTRAKHIQAIATTFVNALFKDCPFLGIHWSMNDDLKKIWCETVMPKERRPLCLASPLPSRNISSILISVMEKHQLDCAYAAFSPDTILAHMRDLSINMKGIKTFSNLYELDTPYASLLKADEDLLSLVEQEICTRAKLFIGVSNSWWTYHIARERTALGLDTFYIHDMVSPSGDASAINANGQIPKPPGGPQVQKPAPAQPQNKGGSPPGGQKPGGSQGKPPAGGQKPPSGGGQQNQGQWKPGGGGQWKPPANQGGQWKPPSGGGTQWKPPSGGQWNQNGQKGPQQWKPPANQGGWKPPSGGKPPSQWKPPSGGQAPGQWKPPGGGQVPGQWKPPSGGQGGQWRPGGQQWPAQNQWKPPAQNQGRPMGAYF, from the exons ATGATTACATTTACCTTCCCGCCACAATTTTCAACTGGCATTCAAGACCAGGGGGACGGACCTTACCTACTCACATCACAGCAACCGGGCGATGACTTATTGATAAAGGAAGAATTAGAGGACACTTTCGGACAAGCGCAAGAAGGGTTGCCCCCACTTTTGTCGGGAGGTGAGGAGGAAGGAGACTTTGGGACATTAGAAAATGAGGAAACTCCAGACGATTATACACTATTGTTCCCGGGTTTTGAGGGGGAGACAGATAAGGGTGATGGGGAAACGGGCGAGGTAGGGGAGATGGGGGAATTAGAGAACGTAGACGAAGATTTATTGACAGAATGGTTAGGTGATGGTGACACAGATGAAAAGACTGAAGACTTGCTGACAGATTGGTTGGGTGAAGGTAACATGGATGAAAAAACCGAAGGAGTAGAAGAGCTTGACGAGTTTCAGGACACAGAACTGAAAGAAGAAGACGATGTTGATGGCGGTTGGTTAACATCCCCGTCTGTTGAAGGCATGTTCACAGCAGGTGAAATGAGGCTTACTTCGGCATTTATTCCGACGGGAGCACCAGATCAGGGCCTTCTCGGAGAAGATACAGATGATTTTGGGCTTGGGTTAGGACTGGAAGGGGCTCCAGTCCAAGATCAACAAAGCCCTGCTCAGAATGACATCCCCGGGGGACTAGACCTCGGATTTGGTCTTGGCCTTGAAGGGTCTCCAGCACAACAGCAACCCGGCCAGAATGACAGTACTTCAGGGCTGGATCTTGGGTTGGGGCTAGGTTTGGGTGGACCTTCAGTGCAGGAGGTACAAAGTCCAGCACAAAATGATGTATCTGCTGGAGTACCCAGTGAATTTAAAGATGTTATGATACCTTTACAGGGAGACAAGGTCCCTACAGAGCGGCCGTTGATGCCTTATGGTCACATTCCCGAAGGCCCGAAGCTGCCAGATCTTCCCGTTGGAATGCCAGATCTTCCCGTTGGAATGCCAGATCTGCCCGTTGGAATGCCAGATCTTCCGGTAGGAATGCCAGATCTTACTGGAGGAATGCCAGATCTTCCTGTAGGAATGCCAGATCTTACTGGAGGAATGCCAGGTCTTCCCGTGGGAATGCCACAACCGCAGGCGATTCCCTACGTCACACCGCCACACACCACTCCTCTACCAGAACGATTCATCATGGAAAATGGGAAACTTCTGAACGTAGAAGACACACATCCAAGGTATCTGTTCCCGATGTTTCGACTGGGAGTCGGAGGTCCTAATTACCAGTACAACAGTCTCAAAACAGCCATAGGTTTTGCCATGAAACACAACAGAGCAATAGTGCTGTCCCACTTCTTTCCACATCACATGAACAGTATCAGCGAGAGAATGCTTTTCAACGAAACTTTTGACATCGAGAAGCTTAGCGAAATCATACCTGTGGCCAGCGTTGAGCAGTTTAAGAAAGACTGCGACAATAATCTAGGAGTGACCGTCCATGGACCTCCTAAGCTTAAGGGAAAGAGCACGCCGGCAGATTACCAGAAAGTATATGAAACTGTGCGACTAAGGTTGGGACTGATCTATGGTGTGAAGTTTCCCGGGATGAGCTTTGTGCCAAAGACGGCCACTGAGAGTCTCACAAAAATCAGTGAGACCGACAAGAATAGATGCCTCGGAATCTACTGGCCTCACAACGTAGCGACACTTCCAGCTCCTGTCTTCGAGGAGAGCAAGCTCAAGACCATCGACTCTCATCTGACGAGGGCTAAACATATCCAGGCCATTGCCACAACATTCGTCAACGCACTCTTCAAAGATTGCCCATTCCTTGGAATTCATTGGAGTATGAATGATGACCTCAAGAAAATATG GTGTGAAACAGTGATGCCAAAGGAGCGACGACCCCTGTGTCTTGCCAGTCCACTTCCTTCACGAAATATAAGCAGTATCTTGATCAGTGTCATGGAGAAACACCAGCTTGATTGTGCCTACGCTGCGTTTTCACCAGACACTATATTG GCTCACATGAGAGACCTATCCATCAACATGAAAGGCATCAAGACGTTTTCCAACCTTTACGAACTCGACACGCCTTATGCATCGCTTCTCAAAGCCGATGAGGATTTACTCTCTCTCGTAGAACAGGAGATATGCACAC GTGCGAAGTTGTTCATTGGAGTCTCGAACTCTTGGTGGACGTATCATATAGCCAGGGAACGTACAGCTTTGGGACTTGACACATTTTACATTCATGATATGGTGTCACCGTCGGGCGACGCTTCGGCGATAAACGCCAATGGGCAAATACCAAAGCCTCCTGGGGGTCCCCAGGTCCAGAAACCTGCCCCTGCGCAGCCACAGAATAAGGGTGGGTCTCCCCCAGGTGGTCAGAAACCGGGTGGAAGCCAGGGGAAGCCGCCTGCTGGAGGTCAAAAGCCACCTAGCGGTGGGGGACAACAAAACCAAGGCCAGTGGAAACCTGGTGGAGGTGGGCAATGGAAGCCTCCAGCAAACCAGGGAGGACAATGGAAACCACCAAGTGGTGGAGGCACTCAATGGAAACCACCAAGTGGTGGTCAGTGGAATCAAAATGGACAGAAAGGCCCACAACAATGGAAACCACCGGCAAACCAGGGTGGTTGGAAACCACCCAGTGGTGGAAAACCTCCTAGCCAGTGGAAACCTCCAAGCGGTGGACAAGCTCCCGGCCAATGGAAACCCCCTGGTGGTGGACAGGTTCCTGGTCAGTGGAAACCACCTAGTGGTGGTCAGGGTGGTCAATGGAGACCAGGTGGTCAGCAATGGCCTGCTCAAAATCAGTGGAAGCCACCAGCCCAAAACCAAGGGCGCCCAATGGGAG CGTATTTTTAG
- the LOC139135209 gene encoding uncharacterized protein isoform X1 gives MITFTFPPQFSTGIQDQGDGPYLLTSQQPGDDLLIKEELEDTFGQAQEGLPPLLSGGEEEGDFGTLENEETPDDYTLLFPGFEGETDKGDGETGEVGEMGELENVDEDLLTEWLGDGDTDEKTEDLLTDWLGEGNMDEKTEGVEELDEFQDTELKEEDDVDGGWLTSPSVEGMFTAGEMRLTSAFIPTGAPDQGLLGEDTDDFGLGLGLEGAPVQDQQSPAQNDIPGGLDLGFGLGLEGSPAQQQPGQNDSTSGLDLGLGLGLGGPSVQEVQSPAQNDVSAGVPSEFKDVMIPLQGDKVPTERPLMPYGHIPEGPKLPDLPVGMPDLPVGMPDLPVGMPDLPVGMPDLTGGMPDLPVGMPDLTGGMPGLPVGMPQPQAIPYVTPPHTTPLPERFIMENGKLLNVEDTHPRYLFPMFRLGVGGPNYQYNSLKTAIGFAMKHNRAIVLSHFFPHHMNSISERMLFNETFDIEKLSEIIPVASVEQFKKDCDNNLGVTVHGPPKLKGKSTPADYQKVYETVRLRLGLIYGVKFPGMSFVPKTATESLTKISETDKNRCLGIYWPHNVATLPAPVFEESKLKTIDSHLTRAKHIQAIATTFVNALFKDCPFLGIHWSMNDDLKKIWCETVMPKERRPLCLASPLPSRNISSILISVMEKHQLDCAYAAFSPDTILAHMRDLSINMKGIKTFSNLYELDTPYASLLKADEDLLSLVEQEICTRAKLFIGVSNSWWTYHIARERTALGLDTFYIHDMVSPSGDASAINANGQIPKPPGGPQVQKPAPAQPQNKGGSPPGGQKPGGSQGKPPAGGQKPPSGGGQQNQGQWKPGGGGQWKPPANQGGQWKPPSGGGTQWKPPSGGQWNQNGQKGPQQWKPPANQGGWKPPSGGKPPSQWKPPSGGQAPGQWKPPGGGQVPGQWKPPSGGQGGQWRPGGQQWPAQNQWKPPAQNQGRPMGGNNWRW, from the exons ATGATTACATTTACCTTCCCGCCACAATTTTCAACTGGCATTCAAGACCAGGGGGACGGACCTTACCTACTCACATCACAGCAACCGGGCGATGACTTATTGATAAAGGAAGAATTAGAGGACACTTTCGGACAAGCGCAAGAAGGGTTGCCCCCACTTTTGTCGGGAGGTGAGGAGGAAGGAGACTTTGGGACATTAGAAAATGAGGAAACTCCAGACGATTATACACTATTGTTCCCGGGTTTTGAGGGGGAGACAGATAAGGGTGATGGGGAAACGGGCGAGGTAGGGGAGATGGGGGAATTAGAGAACGTAGACGAAGATTTATTGACAGAATGGTTAGGTGATGGTGACACAGATGAAAAGACTGAAGACTTGCTGACAGATTGGTTGGGTGAAGGTAACATGGATGAAAAAACCGAAGGAGTAGAAGAGCTTGACGAGTTTCAGGACACAGAACTGAAAGAAGAAGACGATGTTGATGGCGGTTGGTTAACATCCCCGTCTGTTGAAGGCATGTTCACAGCAGGTGAAATGAGGCTTACTTCGGCATTTATTCCGACGGGAGCACCAGATCAGGGCCTTCTCGGAGAAGATACAGATGATTTTGGGCTTGGGTTAGGACTGGAAGGGGCTCCAGTCCAAGATCAACAAAGCCCTGCTCAGAATGACATCCCCGGGGGACTAGACCTCGGATTTGGTCTTGGCCTTGAAGGGTCTCCAGCACAACAGCAACCCGGCCAGAATGACAGTACTTCAGGGCTGGATCTTGGGTTGGGGCTAGGTTTGGGTGGACCTTCAGTGCAGGAGGTACAAAGTCCAGCACAAAATGATGTATCTGCTGGAGTACCCAGTGAATTTAAAGATGTTATGATACCTTTACAGGGAGACAAGGTCCCTACAGAGCGGCCGTTGATGCCTTATGGTCACATTCCCGAAGGCCCGAAGCTGCCAGATCTTCCCGTTGGAATGCCAGATCTTCCCGTTGGAATGCCAGATCTGCCCGTTGGAATGCCAGATCTTCCGGTAGGAATGCCAGATCTTACTGGAGGAATGCCAGATCTTCCTGTAGGAATGCCAGATCTTACTGGAGGAATGCCAGGTCTTCCCGTGGGAATGCCACAACCGCAGGCGATTCCCTACGTCACACCGCCACACACCACTCCTCTACCAGAACGATTCATCATGGAAAATGGGAAACTTCTGAACGTAGAAGACACACATCCAAGGTATCTGTTCCCGATGTTTCGACTGGGAGTCGGAGGTCCTAATTACCAGTACAACAGTCTCAAAACAGCCATAGGTTTTGCCATGAAACACAACAGAGCAATAGTGCTGTCCCACTTCTTTCCACATCACATGAACAGTATCAGCGAGAGAATGCTTTTCAACGAAACTTTTGACATCGAGAAGCTTAGCGAAATCATACCTGTGGCCAGCGTTGAGCAGTTTAAGAAAGACTGCGACAATAATCTAGGAGTGACCGTCCATGGACCTCCTAAGCTTAAGGGAAAGAGCACGCCGGCAGATTACCAGAAAGTATATGAAACTGTGCGACTAAGGTTGGGACTGATCTATGGTGTGAAGTTTCCCGGGATGAGCTTTGTGCCAAAGACGGCCACTGAGAGTCTCACAAAAATCAGTGAGACCGACAAGAATAGATGCCTCGGAATCTACTGGCCTCACAACGTAGCGACACTTCCAGCTCCTGTCTTCGAGGAGAGCAAGCTCAAGACCATCGACTCTCATCTGACGAGGGCTAAACATATCCAGGCCATTGCCACAACATTCGTCAACGCACTCTTCAAAGATTGCCCATTCCTTGGAATTCATTGGAGTATGAATGATGACCTCAAGAAAATATG GTGTGAAACAGTGATGCCAAAGGAGCGACGACCCCTGTGTCTTGCCAGTCCACTTCCTTCACGAAATATAAGCAGTATCTTGATCAGTGTCATGGAGAAACACCAGCTTGATTGTGCCTACGCTGCGTTTTCACCAGACACTATATTG GCTCACATGAGAGACCTATCCATCAACATGAAAGGCATCAAGACGTTTTCCAACCTTTACGAACTCGACACGCCTTATGCATCGCTTCTCAAAGCCGATGAGGATTTACTCTCTCTCGTAGAACAGGAGATATGCACAC GTGCGAAGTTGTTCATTGGAGTCTCGAACTCTTGGTGGACGTATCATATAGCCAGGGAACGTACAGCTTTGGGACTTGACACATTTTACATTCATGATATGGTGTCACCGTCGGGCGACGCTTCGGCGATAAACGCCAATGGGCAAATACCAAAGCCTCCTGGGGGTCCCCAGGTCCAGAAACCTGCCCCTGCGCAGCCACAGAATAAGGGTGGGTCTCCCCCAGGTGGTCAGAAACCGGGTGGAAGCCAGGGGAAGCCGCCTGCTGGAGGTCAAAAGCCACCTAGCGGTGGGGGACAACAAAACCAAGGCCAGTGGAAACCTGGTGGAGGTGGGCAATGGAAGCCTCCAGCAAACCAGGGAGGACAATGGAAACCACCAAGTGGTGGAGGCACTCAATGGAAACCACCAAGTGGTGGTCAGTGGAATCAAAATGGACAGAAAGGCCCACAACAATGGAAACCACCGGCAAACCAGGGTGGTTGGAAACCACCCAGTGGTGGAAAACCTCCTAGCCAGTGGAAACCTCCAAGCGGTGGACAAGCTCCCGGCCAATGGAAACCCCCTGGTGGTGGACAGGTTCCTGGTCAGTGGAAACCACCTAGTGGTGGTCAGGGTGGTCAATGGAGACCAGGTGGTCAGCAATGGCCTGCTCAAAATCAGTGGAAGCCACCAGCCCAAAACCAAGGGCGCCCAATGGGAGGTAATAATTGGCGTTGGTGA